A portion of the Nodosilinea sp. E11 genome contains these proteins:
- a CDS encoding glycine zipper domain-containing protein produces MTSTSRNQYPSGTPDKKIVIQTTDFPSVQAEQTEEAEKNQSSAHTVAKAVGATGGSVAGAAVGKMVAGKMGAAIGAIGGAIAGAAIGDQAATGMDHQVENVAGSIKEVAESVTHQVEDTLDSVKAKIDETDVKGLAESAKHKIDEADVRGVSQSIQGKIDEADVRGVSQSVKGKIDEADVRGVSQSVKGKIDEADVRGVSQSVKGKIDEADVRGVTDSAKRTIDADVRPAIKNTIAQTSLKAQGVADSATLGAKNSLEESSSNKNTKPAVWTDPLIEKKLHENQGTL; encoded by the coding sequence ATGACAAGTACGAGCCGTAACCAATATCCATCTGGAACGCCTGATAAGAAGATTGTGATCCAGACCACCGATTTTCCTTCTGTCCAAGCCGAGCAGACCGAGGAAGCTGAAAAAAATCAAAGCAGTGCCCATACCGTAGCCAAAGCTGTTGGCGCAACCGGCGGTAGTGTTGCAGGCGCAGCAGTTGGCAAAATGGTCGCCGGTAAAATGGGTGCAGCCATTGGCGCTATAGGTGGCGCGATCGCAGGTGCAGCCATTGGTGATCAAGCCGCTACAGGCATGGATCACCAAGTAGAAAATGTGGCAGGTTCAATTAAAGAGGTAGCTGAAAGCGTTACCCACCAGGTTGAAGATACCCTTGATAGCGTTAAAGCCAAGATTGACGAAACCGATGTCAAAGGACTAGCTGAGTCTGCAAAGCATAAGATCGACGAAGCGGATGTCCGAGGTGTTAGTCAATCTATTCAAGGCAAAATTGATGAAGCAGATGTTCGTGGCGTGAGCCAGTCTGTAAAAGGCAAAATTGACGAAGCAGATGTTCGTGGTGTGAGCCAGTCTGTGAAAGGCAAAATTGATGAAGCAGATGTTCGCGGTGTGAGCCAGTCTGTAAAAGGCAAAATTGATGAAGCAGACGTCCGTGGGGTCACAGATTCTGCCAAAAGAACAATTGATGCTGATGTAAGACCCGCGATCAAAAACACCATCGCTCAGACATCTCTAAAAGCTCAAGGCGTTGCCGATAGTGCAACTCTAGGGGCAAAGAATTCTCTAGAGGAATCCTCCTCTAACAAGAATACGAAGCCAGCGGTTTGGACAGATCCTCTGATTGAGAAAAAGCTCCATGAGAATCAAGGAACGCTTTAG
- a CDS encoding site-specific integrase gives MPKRDRHDQADVWSADQFEQVMGELSPKMRSLFSICYYTGCRVSEARQLRAEDVVGETLVLRKATTKTKRTRAVPIHPKLKAVLAAADLPSSGYLFPGRSGEQPITRQACDLALRKACDRLGLRGYSTHSNRRTWATRLDKAGVRLKAIQDLGGWSSMAALQRYLDVSEEEKVEAISHL, from the coding sequence GTGCCGAAGCGCGATCGCCACGACCAGGCGGACGTTTGGTCGGCGGATCAGTTTGAGCAGGTGATGGGGGAGTTGAGCCCGAAAATGCGATCGCTCTTCTCCATTTGCTACTACACCGGCTGCCGGGTGAGTGAGGCTCGGCAGCTGCGGGCGGAGGATGTGGTGGGGGAGACGCTGGTGCTGCGCAAGGCAACGACGAAGACGAAGCGGACGCGAGCAGTACCGATTCATCCCAAGCTCAAGGCGGTACTGGCGGCGGCGGATTTGCCCAGCAGCGGGTATCTGTTTCCGGGGCGGAGTGGCGAGCAGCCGATTACGCGGCAGGCCTGTGATTTGGCGCTGCGCAAAGCGTGTGACCGCCTGGGCCTGCGTGGCTATAGTACCCACAGCAACCGGCGCACCTGGGCGACCCGGTTGGATAAGGCGGGGGTGCGGCTGAAGGCGATCCAAGACCTGGGCGGGTGGTCGTCGATGGCGGCGCTACAGCGCTACCTCGATGTGTCGGAGGAGGAGAAGGTAGAGGCGATCTCACATCTGTAG
- a CDS encoding SPFH domain-containing protein — MKTKTLVTSLVLSATLLGGCATVPPGNVGVKVYQAGGKRGQMETLAVGRYGVNPVTEEIYNFPTYRQNLVWERSDNPEQNEQITLNSSEGASFTADVAISYSFAPDKAEQIFSEFRQSPEMIADVYVRRMVQDSFNRVGSTMKAIEIYGEQKSLFLDTVLKEIQSDLDPLGFQVHSISFVSLRPDAELQAAINSVITAKQEAERARQEVEKAKANGEATVATARAQAEANRLQQESISTELLQQRAIEKWNGVLPQVTGETVPFINLQQPAPPVQ, encoded by the coding sequence ATGAAGACCAAGACCCTTGTAACCTCGCTCGTTCTCTCTGCCACCCTGCTCGGCGGCTGCGCTACCGTCCCTCCCGGCAATGTTGGTGTAAAGGTCTACCAGGCAGGCGGCAAGCGTGGTCAGATGGAAACCTTGGCGGTGGGGCGCTACGGGGTCAACCCGGTGACTGAGGAGATCTACAACTTCCCCACCTACCGCCAGAACCTGGTTTGGGAACGCAGCGACAACCCTGAACAGAATGAGCAGATTACCCTCAACTCATCTGAGGGCGCTAGCTTCACGGCAGACGTGGCTATCTCCTACAGCTTTGCCCCCGACAAGGCTGAGCAAATCTTTTCTGAGTTTCGCCAGTCTCCTGAAATGATTGCGGATGTCTACGTCAGGCGTATGGTGCAGGACTCCTTCAACCGAGTCGGCTCCACCATGAAAGCAATCGAAATCTATGGAGAGCAGAAAAGCCTGTTCCTCGATACCGTCCTCAAAGAGATTCAGTCCGACCTAGATCCCCTCGGCTTCCAGGTCCACTCCATCAGCTTTGTCTCCCTTCGCCCAGACGCAGAGCTACAGGCGGCCATCAACTCTGTCATCACCGCCAAGCAGGAGGCTGAGCGGGCGCGACAGGAAGTAGAGAAGGCGAAGGCCAATGGTGAGGCAACGGTCGCCACCGCCCGCGCCCAGGCAGAAGCTAACCGCCTTCAGCAAGAGTCCATTTCCACCGAACTACTCCAGCAACGTGCCATCGAAAAGTGGAATGGGGTTCTCCCTCAGGTGACGGGCGAAACTGTCCCGTTTATCAACCTCCAGCAGCCCGCTCCGCCCGTCCAGTAG